Proteins encoded by one window of Rhodopirellula islandica:
- a CDS encoding sulfotransferase family protein, with protein MPPSCVTLSPSVPPNFGTLATSRMESSSKPEVSPTPSAPSANPKPAKLNSYPFYSPRFWHGMRPAAWWRLLRSGNFEISPSRVPMVISVSLTTFINTLLTCLQNVLFARRLREAELHGPPVFIVGHWRSGTTLLHELMVRDERFSSPSTFQCFAPSHFLVTQWFFRKFASWLLPGKRPMDNMDAGWDRPQEDEFALMNLGVPSPYRRIAFPRQQQVDMEYLDLNDITEEERENWMSTLRSFLLRVSVSTNRPLVIKSPTHTGRIGHLARAFPQAKFVHITRDPRALFPSTCRLWRSLDEVQSLQTSKEEGLDEYVLTCLTKMYDSFHADRQEIDEHHIIDIRYEDLIAEPVGTLRKIYESLRLSDFDTVSEDIQDWAENEHRQYKTNTHQLDPEQEKHLLDRWSDYFDRYGYR; from the coding sequence ATGCCTCCTTCTTGTGTCACGCTGTCCCCTTCCGTTCCACCAAACTTCGGCACACTTGCAACCAGTCGCATGGAATCCAGTTCGAAACCCGAAGTCTCTCCAACGCCTTCCGCCCCCTCGGCGAACCCAAAACCGGCCAAGCTGAACTCGTACCCGTTCTACAGCCCCCGTTTTTGGCATGGGATGCGTCCCGCCGCATGGTGGCGTTTGTTGCGCAGTGGCAACTTCGAAATCAGTCCCTCGCGCGTTCCGATGGTGATCAGCGTTTCGCTGACAACATTCATCAACACGCTGTTGACGTGCCTGCAGAACGTTTTGTTCGCGCGACGGTTGCGAGAAGCGGAATTGCACGGGCCCCCGGTCTTCATCGTGGGGCATTGGCGAAGCGGCACCACGCTGCTGCACGAATTGATGGTTCGCGATGAACGATTCAGCAGCCCCTCGACATTCCAGTGCTTTGCGCCCTCGCACTTTTTGGTGACCCAGTGGTTCTTCCGGAAATTCGCGAGTTGGTTGCTGCCGGGCAAACGGCCGATGGACAACATGGACGCCGGTTGGGACCGTCCCCAAGAAGACGAGTTCGCGCTCATGAATTTGGGTGTCCCGTCACCTTACCGTCGGATCGCGTTTCCACGGCAACAGCAGGTCGACATGGAGTACTTAGACCTGAATGACATCACCGAGGAAGAACGCGAAAACTGGATGTCCACGCTGCGTTCGTTCTTGTTGCGAGTCAGCGTTTCAACGAATCGACCGCTGGTGATCAAGAGTCCCACCCACACTGGCCGCATCGGTCATCTGGCCCGCGCGTTCCCGCAAGCCAAGTTTGTTCATATCACTCGCGATCCCCGGGCGCTGTTTCCGAGCACCTGCCGGTTGTGGCGAAGCTTGGACGAAGTGCAGTCCTTGCAAACCAGCAAAGAAGAAGGCCTGGATGAGTACGTGCTGACTTGTTTGACCAAGATGTACGACTCCTTCCATGCCGATCGTCAAGAAATCGATGAGCATCACATCATCGACATTCGCTATGAGGATTTGATCGCGGAACCGGTCGGCACGCTGAGGAAAATTTACGAATCGTTGCGGCTGAGTGATTTCGATACGGTCAGCGAAGACATTCAAGATTGGGCCGAGAACGAACATCGTCAATACAAAACCAACACGCACCAGTTGGATCCCGAGCAAGAAAAACACTTGCTGGACCGCTGGAGCGATTACTTTGACCGGTACGGCTACCGCTGA
- a CDS encoding ABC transporter ATP-binding protein, which yields MIKTVDLTKKYGDAFAIRAIDLDLEAGDLFGFIGPNGAGKTTTMRIIATLLEPSWGEAYVCGHSVHTQPKEIRRLVGYMPDFFGVYDDMTVVEYLEFFAAAYRIGGEARRKRVNEMLEVVDLDFKRDAYANTLSRGQTQRLGLARTLLHDPQVLLLDEPLSGLDPRARIEMRNLLRRLGEMGKTVIVSSHILPELADVCNKVGIIDRGELKQNARVTEVIRMVREHTVLIIQPSQREQMARIAELFEGHPLVQSTQPGDDAVRVILNSDTDDYTELPKLLIDNGIGLKRFAEEELDLESAFMALTKGTSTRM from the coding sequence GTGATCAAGACAGTTGACCTGACGAAAAAATACGGCGACGCGTTCGCGATCCGCGCCATTGATTTGGACCTGGAAGCGGGCGATTTGTTCGGTTTCATTGGCCCCAATGGGGCTGGCAAAACGACGACGATGCGGATCATCGCCACACTGTTGGAACCCAGCTGGGGCGAGGCCTACGTGTGCGGCCACAGCGTCCACACGCAGCCCAAGGAAATCCGGCGATTGGTCGGCTACATGCCCGACTTCTTTGGCGTGTACGACGACATGACGGTGGTCGAGTACCTCGAGTTTTTCGCCGCGGCTTACCGGATCGGCGGAGAAGCCCGTCGCAAACGCGTCAATGAAATGCTGGAAGTTGTTGACCTGGACTTCAAACGCGACGCCTATGCCAACACGCTCTCACGCGGGCAAACCCAGCGTCTGGGACTTGCGCGAACACTGCTGCATGACCCCCAAGTCTTGCTGCTCGACGAGCCGCTTTCTGGACTGGACCCGCGGGCTCGGATTGAGATGCGGAACCTGCTGCGCAGGCTCGGTGAGATGGGCAAAACGGTGATCGTCAGCAGTCACATTCTGCCGGAACTGGCCGACGTGTGTAACAAAGTGGGAATCATCGACCGCGGGGAACTCAAACAGAACGCTCGGGTGACCGAGGTGATTCGCATGGTCCGCGAACACACGGTGCTGATCATCCAACCCAGTCAACGCGAACAAATGGCCCGGATCGCGGAGCTTTTCGAGGGGCACCCCTTGGTTCAGTCGACTCAGCCGGGCGACGATGCCGTGCGAGTGATTTTGAACAGTGACACGGACGACTACACCGAATTGCCCAAGTTGCTGATCGACAACGGCATCGGTTTGAAGCGATTTGCCGAAGAAGAATTGGACCTGGAATCCGCCTTCATGGCCCTCACCAAGGGCACCAGCACCCGCATGTGA
- a CDS encoding beta-ketoacyl-[acyl-carrier-protein] synthase family protein, whose protein sequence is MSLRRRVVVTGIGMINPMGWDVATVWSGLQAGGSGVAPTTLFNASGFPTKISAEIKNWDITQAVEDGKKHVQRGRHTQFAIAAATQAMNDSGVLSAMKDPTRMGVYLGSGEGNQDFNTFSKMMVAALADGSYDPTKFIAAGLSLLDPAKELEQEPNMPAAHLAARFNAQGPNFNCLTACAASSQAVGEATEIIRRGEADAMLAGGTHSMIHPFGVTGFNLLTALSESNDDPTKASRPFDAGRNGFVLGEGSAMVVLEELESAKKRGATIYGEVAGYGTTADAYRITDIPPDGHGGIASMRMAIADAGLNPSDIGYVNAHGTSTKVNDRVETKACREVFGDNADQTPVSSTKSMMGHLIAAAGVTEMIVCLMAIRDSVLPPTINQDTPDPDCDLDYVPNEARPAKITHALNNSFGFGGQNVTLCLSRFDG, encoded by the coding sequence ATGTCGTTGCGTCGCCGAGTCGTCGTCACCGGGATCGGCATGATCAACCCCATGGGTTGGGATGTCGCCACCGTTTGGTCTGGTCTGCAAGCAGGCGGCAGCGGCGTTGCGCCCACGACGCTGTTCAACGCCAGCGGTTTCCCCACGAAAATCAGTGCGGAAATCAAGAACTGGGACATCACCCAAGCCGTGGAAGACGGCAAGAAACACGTCCAACGCGGTCGTCATACCCAGTTTGCCATCGCCGCTGCCACGCAAGCGATGAACGACAGCGGTGTTCTATCAGCGATGAAAGATCCCACGCGGATGGGCGTCTACCTGGGCAGTGGTGAAGGCAACCAGGACTTCAACACGTTCAGTAAAATGATGGTCGCGGCTCTGGCCGACGGATCCTACGACCCAACCAAGTTCATCGCGGCCGGCTTGAGCTTGCTCGATCCAGCCAAAGAACTGGAGCAAGAACCCAACATGCCGGCGGCTCACCTGGCCGCTCGCTTCAACGCCCAAGGCCCGAACTTCAACTGCTTGACCGCCTGTGCGGCCAGCAGCCAAGCGGTCGGCGAAGCCACCGAAATCATCCGCCGCGGCGAAGCCGATGCCATGCTGGCCGGCGGAACTCACAGCATGATTCACCCCTTCGGCGTGACCGGATTCAACTTGCTGACCGCACTGAGCGAGAGCAACGACGATCCCACCAAAGCCAGCCGCCCCTTCGACGCAGGCCGCAACGGCTTTGTACTGGGTGAAGGCTCCGCCATGGTTGTGCTCGAAGAACTCGAATCTGCCAAGAAACGTGGCGCGACAATCTACGGTGAAGTTGCGGGCTACGGCACCACCGCCGACGCCTACCGCATCACTGACATTCCACCCGATGGCCACGGTGGGATCGCGTCCATGCGAATGGCAATTGCCGACGCGGGACTGAATCCATCCGACATCGGTTACGTCAACGCTCACGGAACCAGCACCAAAGTCAACGACCGCGTCGAGACCAAAGCGTGCCGGGAAGTGTTCGGCGACAACGCGGATCAAACCCCCGTCAGCAGCACCAAGAGCATGATGGGTCACTTGATTGCGGCCGCTGGTGTCACCGAAATGATCGTGTGCCTGATGGCGATTCGCGATTCGGTGTTGCCACCAACGATCAACCAAGACACACCGGACCCCGATTGCGATCTGGACTACGTGCCCAACGAAGCACGCCCCGCCAAGATCACACACGCGCTGAACAACAGCTTCGGTTTCGGCGGCCAAAACGTGACCCTGTGCCTGAGCCGTTTCGACGGCTAA
- a CDS encoding 3-hydroxyacyl-ACP dehydratase FabZ family protein, producing the protein MKYRQIDRITELTPGQRLVGERTLAADEEYLADHFPRFPVMPGVMMLEALHQAAVWLVRMSPEFDSALVLLREAKSVKFGDFLSPGETLTVEAEIFKRDGALTIVKAKARKGDRTTVSARLILESCSSGDPEHLGTDADVQRLSREQFFSLFSDSPAAMALRRPGENISPTMTPHSV; encoded by the coding sequence ATGAAATACCGCCAAATCGACCGAATTACCGAACTGACGCCCGGCCAACGCTTGGTCGGTGAACGAACTTTGGCGGCAGACGAAGAGTACCTCGCCGACCATTTCCCCCGATTCCCCGTCATGCCCGGCGTGATGATGCTCGAAGCATTGCATCAAGCCGCCGTGTGGTTGGTCCGAATGTCGCCCGAGTTTGATTCCGCTTTGGTGCTTCTACGAGAAGCCAAGAGCGTCAAATTTGGTGATTTTCTGTCACCCGGTGAGACACTGACGGTGGAAGCTGAGATATTCAAACGCGACGGAGCGTTGACGATTGTCAAAGCCAAAGCTCGCAAAGGCGACCGGACGACCGTTTCAGCCCGTTTGATCCTTGAGAGCTGCTCTAGTGGCGACCCGGAACATCTTGGTACCGACGCGGACGTTCAACGACTCTCTCGCGAGCAATTTTTTTCCCTGTTCAGCGACTCCCCCGCCGCGATGGCCCTGCGCCGTCCCGGCGAGAACATTTCGCCGACCATGACCCCTCACTCTGTTTGA
- a CDS encoding acyl carrier protein, producing MALSEDEIFTKVQEALVDALGVDDDEATRDATLVGDLGAESIDFLDIVFKLEKAFDIQIPREELSPEDILTNSQYVQDGVVTADGMAELKKRMPWADLSKFQENPRVQDFGNLLTVGDLCNYVNSKVNQ from the coding sequence ATGGCGCTCTCAGAAGACGAAATTTTCACCAAAGTCCAAGAAGCTCTCGTTGACGCCTTGGGTGTCGACGACGACGAAGCCACTCGCGATGCCACTTTGGTGGGCGATCTCGGCGCCGAATCCATCGACTTCCTGGACATCGTGTTCAAGCTCGAAAAAGCTTTCGACATCCAAATCCCTCGCGAAGAACTGTCACCAGAAGACATTCTGACAAACAGCCAATACGTCCAGGACGGTGTTGTCACCGCCGACGGAATGGCCGAACTGAAGAAACGGATGCCTTGGGCCGACCTGTCGAAGTTCCAAGAAAACCCACGGGTCCAAGACTTCGGCAACCTGCTGACCGTTGGCGACTTGTGCAATTACGTCAACAGTAAAGTCAACCAGTAA
- a CDS encoding lysophospholipid acyltransferase family protein gives MTLTSHIIVLLAKMFSGFTVRWVDCQPDTCQRIYFANHTSHLDAVVLWSALPHEIRSLTRPVAAKDYWTGSWFKEHIARSFNALLIDRKEIKVHKSPIDIMIRQMGDLYSLIVFPEGSRSAGEEMSDFKSGLYYLGKKRPDLELVPVYIENLNRILPRGEVLPVPLLSCITIGAPIFLETGEPKADFLRRARQAVLQLKEV, from the coding sequence ATGACACTGACCAGCCACATCATCGTTCTGCTCGCCAAGATGTTCAGCGGCTTCACCGTTCGATGGGTGGATTGCCAGCCGGACACCTGCCAACGAATTTACTTTGCCAACCACACCAGCCACCTCGATGCAGTGGTTCTCTGGTCGGCGCTGCCGCACGAAATCCGCTCGCTGACCCGACCCGTCGCCGCGAAAGATTATTGGACCGGAAGTTGGTTCAAAGAACACATCGCACGCAGCTTCAACGCACTGTTGATCGACCGCAAGGAAATCAAGGTCCACAAAAGCCCGATCGACATCATGATCCGGCAAATGGGCGACCTCTATTCGCTGATCGTCTTTCCCGAAGGCAGCCGCTCAGCGGGTGAAGAGATGAGCGACTTCAAAAGCGGCCTGTACTACCTGGGCAAAAAACGCCCGGACCTCGAATTGGTTCCCGTCTACATCGAAAACTTGAACCGAATCTTACCGCGTGGTGAAGTGCTGCCGGTGCCCTTGCTCTCATGCATCACGATCGGTGCTCCTATCTTCTTGGAAACCGGTGAACCCAAAGCCGACTTTTTGCGCCGCGCTCGCCAAGCGGTGCTTCAACTCAAGGAAGTCTGA
- a CDS encoding polyprenyl synthetase family protein, with translation MESLAAVDARLHRELQSRYEALVPVLRHGTQLGGKRLRPALLLLSGAATHADRTAKNPLTTEESATTEDHVVMATVVEMVHTATLIHDDVLDKATTRRHVPTINARWNDDTSILLGDYLFAQSFYLAATLPSTLACRLVGQAAQKVCEGELRQVLGRDWLDIDEETYLDIIRGKTAELTRVSCQIGADLSGGDEHQVEAFARFGNDLGIAFQIADDFLDLWGDDDDVGKTLGTDLQQGKITLPLIRLLRNDDPAVAAAALDALRLPPEDRLGGVMPLLRKSDAADYTRKVAESYRLSAIEAISGFAPSSALESLKTIADFAVDRKF, from the coding sequence GTGGAGTCATTGGCGGCGGTGGATGCTCGCCTGCACCGTGAACTGCAATCCCGATATGAGGCATTGGTGCCAGTCTTGCGTCACGGGACCCAGCTCGGTGGAAAGCGTTTGCGACCCGCGTTGTTGCTGTTGTCGGGAGCCGCCACGCATGCCGACCGGACCGCCAAAAACCCACTGACAACCGAGGAATCTGCCACCACCGAAGATCATGTGGTGATGGCAACGGTGGTCGAAATGGTCCACACCGCGACACTGATTCACGATGACGTGCTGGACAAGGCCACGACTCGCCGTCACGTTCCAACCATCAATGCTCGGTGGAATGACGACACCAGTATTTTGCTGGGGGACTACCTGTTCGCGCAAAGTTTTTACCTCGCCGCAACGCTTCCATCGACGTTGGCGTGCCGTTTGGTTGGGCAGGCCGCTCAGAAGGTTTGTGAAGGCGAACTGCGTCAGGTGCTCGGCCGTGATTGGTTGGACATCGACGAGGAAACCTATCTCGACATCATTCGTGGCAAGACGGCAGAACTGACTCGCGTGTCCTGTCAGATCGGTGCGGATCTCAGTGGTGGCGATGAGCATCAAGTCGAAGCGTTCGCGCGGTTTGGCAATGATCTGGGGATCGCCTTTCAAATCGCAGATGACTTCCTTGATCTTTGGGGCGACGACGACGATGTCGGCAAAACATTGGGAACGGATCTTCAACAAGGCAAAATCACATTGCCGCTGATCCGGTTGCTTCGCAACGATGACCCAGCCGTCGCGGCGGCCGCATTGGATGCGTTGCGATTGCCGCCGGAGGATCGGTTGGGCGGCGTGATGCCACTGCTGCGGAAGAGCGATGCGGCGGATTACACGCGAAAGGTGGCGGAATCGTATCGCCTCAGTGCCATCGAAGCGATCAGTGGATTCGCACCTTCGTCGGCGCTTGAGTCGCTGAAGACGATTGCTGACTTCGCCGTTGATCGGAAGTTTTAG
- a CDS encoding MazG nucleotide pyrophosphohydrolase domain-containing protein — MTSPSKDLSIADLQKHIHRMYYDKDVARGVDGTFMWLMEEVGELASALRGDDRENLAEEFADVIAWLFTIANVADIDLADALSKKYGNGCPGCGRFQCECSLSEKP; from the coding sequence ATGACGTCTCCCAGCAAAGATCTCTCGATCGCGGATCTGCAAAAGCACATCCACCGCATGTATTACGACAAAGATGTCGCGCGCGGTGTGGACGGCACGTTCATGTGGCTGATGGAAGAGGTCGGGGAACTCGCCTCCGCCCTTCGGGGGGACGACCGAGAAAACCTGGCCGAAGAGTTTGCCGACGTCATCGCCTGGCTGTTCACGATCGCGAATGTGGCTGACATCGACTTGGCAGACGCCTTGTCCAAGAAATACGGCAACGGATGCCCTGGTTGTGGCCGATTTCAGTGCGAATGCAGCCTGAGTGAAAAACCATGA
- a CDS encoding 3-hydroxyacyl-ACP dehydratase FabZ family protein, producing MRWFWVDRFTEFVSGSHASGVKNVALDEEVVDNYCLGYTMLPPTLIIEGLAQLGGILVHEKFGFTKRVVLAKVGSAKYYAPARPGDSLQYHVKLERTQDSGATVAGTSHCDGVLQAEVDLMFAFLEEGHLIDGPLFNPGDLRAMMRMMNFFHVAVTADGEPIPFHENL from the coding sequence ATGCGATGGTTTTGGGTGGATCGCTTCACCGAATTTGTGAGCGGATCTCATGCGTCCGGCGTGAAGAACGTCGCGCTGGACGAAGAGGTCGTTGACAATTACTGCCTCGGCTACACGATGCTTCCGCCAACCTTGATCATCGAGGGTCTCGCTCAATTGGGCGGGATCCTGGTGCACGAGAAATTTGGCTTCACCAAACGGGTCGTTTTGGCCAAAGTGGGCAGCGCGAAGTACTATGCACCAGCGCGGCCTGGCGACTCACTTCAGTACCATGTCAAACTGGAACGCACCCAAGACAGCGGCGCTACCGTCGCCGGCACCAGCCACTGCGATGGTGTGCTGCAAGCCGAAGTCGACCTGATGTTTGCCTTCCTCGAAGAAGGCCACCTGATCGATGGACCGCTTTTCAATCCAGGCGATTTGCGGGCCATGATGCGAATGATGAACTTCTTTCACGTCGCCGTCACGGCTGACGGAGAACCGATTCCCTTTCACGAAAATCTGTAA
- a CDS encoding 3-keto-disaccharide hydrolase yields MMNRIFARSSCVLPLTVCLLAGMMFPGCSSSRTDSTADQAEANEASSTSGNGDATQEASSDSTEASFEPPVFEADAEKLLASRLPIERTQQGWIRLFDGHTLFGWAIGGKANFRVEDETIVADQGENCLLTTSTQWSDYELELQFQCDEDTNSGVFVRTTLDPQDVTADCYEVNIAPPSNPFPTGGVVERAKGETFDTDPEKWHTMNILCDGATLRVTIDGTVTCEIDDATRPTTGYIGLQHRDGRIAFKNIQLRPLGLKNLLADGLEGWTVREGMEGEYRIDDDGHLVVDGGKQQLETNAVFGDFVMLAEYKMDDPKSNSGLFFRAIPGDEMMGYECQVSNELIDGNPLKPADCGAGGIFRRQDARVVAGEPERLNSILLVAEGNHFATWVNGIQVTDIVDTRKADENPRRGLRLEPGSIIVQGHDKTTQATYRQIAVAVQTAAEGSE; encoded by the coding sequence ATGATGAACCGAATTTTTGCACGCTCGTCTTGTGTCCTCCCGCTGACCGTTTGTTTGTTGGCAGGAATGATGTTTCCCGGATGCTCCTCGTCCAGGACGGATTCGACCGCCGATCAGGCGGAAGCTAACGAGGCTTCGTCAACGTCCGGCAATGGTGATGCCACGCAAGAGGCTTCCTCGGATTCCACCGAAGCCTCTTTTGAGCCGCCTGTGTTTGAAGCGGATGCAGAAAAGTTGTTGGCCAGTCGTCTGCCGATCGAGCGCACCCAACAGGGCTGGATTCGATTGTTCGATGGGCACACTTTGTTTGGTTGGGCGATTGGTGGCAAAGCCAACTTCCGAGTGGAAGATGAGACCATCGTGGCCGATCAAGGCGAGAACTGTTTGTTGACCACGTCGACGCAGTGGAGTGATTACGAATTGGAACTTCAGTTCCAGTGCGATGAAGACACGAACTCGGGCGTGTTTGTCCGCACGACGCTGGATCCACAAGACGTCACGGCGGATTGCTACGAAGTCAACATCGCACCGCCGTCGAACCCGTTTCCAACCGGTGGCGTGGTCGAGCGAGCAAAGGGCGAGACGTTTGACACCGACCCTGAAAAATGGCACACGATGAACATCTTGTGCGACGGGGCCACGCTCCGAGTCACGATCGACGGAACCGTGACTTGCGAAATCGATGACGCGACGCGGCCCACCACCGGTTACATCGGTTTGCAGCATCGCGACGGCAGAATCGCTTTCAAGAACATTCAGTTGCGTCCGTTGGGACTGAAGAATCTGCTGGCCGATGGCTTGGAAGGTTGGACCGTTCGGGAAGGCATGGAAGGTGAGTACCGAATCGACGACGACGGTCATTTGGTGGTCGATGGCGGCAAGCAACAGCTCGAGACAAACGCTGTGTTCGGTGACTTTGTGATGTTGGCTGAATACAAAATGGACGATCCAAAATCCAATTCGGGGTTGTTCTTTCGTGCCATTCCGGGAGACGAAATGATGGGGTACGAGTGCCAGGTCAGCAACGAGCTGATCGATGGCAACCCGTTGAAGCCCGCGGATTGTGGTGCCGGTGGGATCTTCCGTCGCCAGGACGCTCGCGTGGTTGCGGGGGAACCTGAGCGTTTGAATTCAATCCTGCTGGTCGCCGAAGGCAACCACTTCGCGACGTGGGTCAATGGAATTCAAGTGACCGATATCGTTGACACTCGCAAGGCGGATGAAAACCCACGTCGTGGACTTCGACTGGAGCCAGGATCGATCATCGTGCAAGGTCACGACAAGACGACGCAAGCGACTTATCGTCAGATCGCCGTTGCCGTGCAGACCGCCGCAGAAGGCAGTGAGTAG